Proteins from a genomic interval of Kribbella aluminosa:
- a CDS encoding metal-dependent hydrolase — protein MTGLVLAADALGDWIVLAVLAAAGWSVVGAGPGSAAADAVQAGLTQIGGWIGAAVGVGMFVHCLGDSLTRSGCPWLWPLPIRGETWYEIRLPRPLRFSTGHWFEHAVIVPVLTIGGVLLLPGAVEVVQRLFDATSVWLAGRS, from the coding sequence GTGACCGGCCTGGTACTGGCCGCCGACGCGCTCGGAGACTGGATCGTCCTCGCGGTCCTCGCCGCAGCCGGCTGGTCGGTTGTAGGTGCCGGACCCGGCTCGGCGGCCGCCGACGCCGTACAAGCCGGCCTCACTCAGATCGGCGGCTGGATCGGCGCCGCAGTAGGCGTAGGTATGTTCGTGCACTGCCTCGGCGACAGCCTCACCCGCTCCGGCTGCCCGTGGCTCTGGCCGCTCCCGATCCGCGGTGAGACCTGGTACGAGATCCGCCTCCCGAGGCCCCTGCGCTTCAGCACCGGCCACTGGTTCGAGCATGCGGTGATCGTCCCGGTCCTCACGATCGGCGGCGTACTGCTGCTCCCCGGCGCCGTCGAGGTCGTGCAGCGGCTCTTCGACGCGACCTCCGTCTGGCTCGCCGGTCGGTCCTGA
- the paaE gene encoding 1,2-phenylacetyl-CoA epoxidase subunit PaaE, with amino-acid sequence MTTIAPRRRATFHSLKVAAIDPITDDAVAITFAVPPELAADYDFTAGQHLTIRRTGEEVRRSYSICSPADSGVLKIGVKRIPGGEFSAYAARDLKVGDELEVMTPLGRFGTTLDPANAKHYAFVAAGSGITPVLSLVATILSVEPSSRVTLLYGNRTAGSVMFADDLADLKDRYAERFHLVHVLSRETTEVELFSGRIDTDRLRRMFATILPLDSVDEWFLCGPYAMVVGAQDLLLSEGVAREHVHAELFHVGDEAPQAPVEDTVTDEDAAQVTVILDGRRSTFPLGRHSKAVLDATLAVRSDAPFACKGGVCGTCRAKVLEGKVRMDTNWALEPDELRAGYVLTCQSHPTTPAVTLDYDA; translated from the coding sequence ATGACGACCATCGCCCCGAGACGCCGCGCCACCTTCCACAGCTTGAAGGTCGCCGCGATCGACCCCATCACCGACGACGCGGTCGCGATCACGTTCGCCGTGCCACCGGAGCTGGCCGCCGACTACGACTTCACCGCCGGCCAGCACCTCACGATCCGCCGTACCGGAGAAGAGGTCCGCCGCAGCTACTCGATCTGCTCGCCGGCCGACTCCGGCGTCCTGAAGATCGGCGTCAAGCGGATCCCCGGCGGCGAGTTCTCGGCGTACGCCGCCCGCGACCTCAAGGTCGGCGACGAGCTCGAGGTGATGACCCCGCTGGGCCGCTTCGGCACCACCCTCGACCCCGCCAACGCCAAGCACTACGCGTTCGTAGCGGCCGGCAGCGGCATCACGCCCGTACTCTCACTGGTCGCGACGATCCTCTCCGTCGAGCCGTCAAGCCGAGTCACGCTGCTCTACGGCAACCGGACCGCCGGCTCGGTGATGTTCGCCGACGACCTGGCCGACCTGAAGGACCGGTACGCCGAGCGTTTCCACCTCGTCCACGTGCTGTCCCGCGAGACGACCGAGGTGGAGCTGTTCAGCGGCCGGATCGACACGGACCGGCTGCGGCGGATGTTCGCGACGATCCTGCCGCTGGACTCGGTCGACGAGTGGTTCCTCTGCGGGCCGTACGCGATGGTCGTCGGTGCCCAGGACCTGCTGCTGTCCGAGGGTGTCGCCCGCGAACACGTCCACGCCGAGCTGTTCCACGTCGGCGACGAAGCACCCCAGGCGCCGGTCGAGGACACGGTCACCGACGAGGACGCGGCCCAGGTGACCGTCATCCTCGACGGCCGCCGCTCGACGTTCCCGCTGGGCCGGCACTCGAAGGCGGTGCTGGACGCGACCCTCGCCGTCCGCTCGGACGCCCCGTTCGCCTGCAAGGGCGGCGTCTGCGGCACCTGCCGCGCGAAGGTCCTCGAGGGCAAGGTCCGCATGGACACCAACTGGGCCCTGGAACCGGACGAGCTCCGCGCCGGCTACGTCCTCACCTGCCAGTCCCACCCCACCACCCCCGCAGTCACCCTCGACTACGACGCCTGA
- the argG gene encoding argininosuccinate synthase, translating into MSKVLTSLPVGERVGIAFSGGLDTSVAVAWMRDKGAVPCTYTADIGQYDEPDIASVPERATAYGAQITRLVDCRAALVEEGLAALACGAFHIRSGGRTYFNTTPIGRAVTGTLLVKSMLGDNVQIWGDGSTFKGNDIERFYRYGLLANPQLRIYKPWLDAQFVHELGGRKEMSEWLVAHGLPYRDSTEKAYSTDANIWGATHEAKTLEHLDTGVETVDPIMGMAHWDPAAVIDTEDVTIGFEQGRPVTINGKEFGTAVDLVLEANAIGGRHGLGMSDQIENRVIEAKSRGIYEAPGMALLHAAYERLVNAIHNEDTIASYHNEGRKLGRLMYEGRWLDPQSLMLRESLQRWVGTAVTGTVTLRLRRGEDYSILDTTGPALSYHPDKLSMERIVDSAFGPVDRIGQLTMRNLDIADSRAKLEQYAGLGMFGSSNAALASSTDLIGELSTGGAEAIASRGEAPEEEALLDRAAMESGTD; encoded by the coding sequence GTGTCCAAGGTGCTTACTTCTTTGCCGGTCGGTGAGCGGGTCGGGATTGCCTTCTCGGGTGGTCTCGACACGTCGGTTGCGGTTGCGTGGATGCGGGACAAGGGAGCCGTCCCGTGCACGTACACGGCGGATATCGGGCAGTACGACGAGCCCGACATCGCCTCCGTGCCCGAGCGAGCGACGGCGTACGGTGCGCAGATCACCCGGCTGGTGGACTGCCGCGCGGCGCTCGTCGAGGAAGGGCTCGCGGCGCTCGCCTGCGGGGCGTTCCACATCCGCTCCGGCGGCCGGACGTACTTCAACACCACCCCGATCGGCCGGGCGGTGACCGGCACGCTGCTGGTGAAGTCGATGCTCGGCGACAACGTGCAGATCTGGGGCGACGGGTCGACCTTCAAGGGCAACGACATCGAGCGGTTCTACCGCTACGGCCTGCTCGCGAACCCGCAGCTGCGGATCTACAAGCCGTGGCTGGACGCGCAGTTCGTGCACGAGCTCGGCGGCCGGAAGGAGATGTCCGAGTGGCTCGTCGCGCACGGCCTGCCGTACCGCGACTCCACCGAGAAGGCGTACTCCACCGACGCGAACATCTGGGGTGCCACCCACGAGGCGAAGACCCTCGAACACCTCGACACCGGGGTGGAGACCGTCGACCCGATCATGGGCATGGCGCACTGGGACCCGGCCGCGGTGATCGACACCGAGGACGTCACGATCGGCTTCGAGCAGGGCCGGCCGGTGACGATCAACGGCAAGGAGTTCGGTACTGCGGTCGACCTGGTCCTGGAGGCGAACGCGATCGGCGGCCGGCACGGGCTCGGCATGTCCGACCAGATCGAGAACCGGGTCATCGAGGCCAAGTCCCGCGGGATCTACGAGGCGCCCGGGATGGCGCTGCTGCACGCGGCGTACGAGCGGCTGGTGAACGCGATCCACAACGAGGACACCATCGCGAGCTACCACAACGAGGGCCGCAAGCTCGGCCGGCTGATGTACGAAGGTCGTTGGCTCGACCCACAGTCGCTGATGCTCCGCGAGTCGCTGCAGCGGTGGGTCGGTACGGCGGTCACCGGCACCGTCACGCTCCGGCTCCGGCGCGGTGAGGACTACTCGATCCTGGACACCACCGGCCCGGCGCTCAGCTACCACCCGGACAAGCTGTCGATGGAGCGGATCGTGGACTCGGCGTTCGGCCCGGTCGACCGGATCGGCCAGCTGACGATGCGGAACCTGGACATCGCGGACTCGCGCGCGAAGCTCGAGCAGTACGCCGGTCTCGGCATGTTCGGCTCGTCGAACGCCGCGCTCGCGTCGTCCACCGACCTGATCGGCGAACTCTCGACGGGCGGCGCCGAAGCGATCGCCTCCCGCGGCGAGGCCCCCGAGGAGGAAGCCCTCCTCGACCGCGCCGCCATGGAATCCGGCACCGACTAA
- a CDS encoding ribonuclease J yields MSHPHPDLDAPGPLAPGALRVIPLGGLGEVGRNMTVFEYDGKLLIVDCGVLFPDENQPGVDLILPDFEPIRDRLDDVVAVVLTHGHEDHIGGLPYLLRERGDIPVVGSQLTLALLEGKLKEHRHRNVPQQTVVEGEKLQIGPFVCEFVAVNHSIPDALAVAIKTPAGVVLHTGDFKMDQLPLDNRITDLRAFARLGEEGVDLFMVDSTNSEVPGFTTHERDIAPVLDRVFTKAKNQRIIVACFASHVHRVQQVMDAAVKHKRKVAYVGRSMVRNMGVARDLGFLSVPGDTLIDMRELDNYPPEQVVLVSTGSQGEPMSALSRIAANDHNVVHLQPGDTVVLASSLIPGNENSVYRVINGLIRHGANVIHKGNALVHVSGHASAGELLYCYNIVKPRNVMPVHGEVRHLHANADLAIQTGVPRENVVVVEDGVVVDLIDRKAVVAGKVECGYVFVDGSTVGDITETSLKDRRILGDEGFISVIAVMDSVTGKLTAGPEIQARGFAEDDSVFDDLKPRIEAEIEKAIGSGLDDMYQLQQVIRRVVGKWVSDTHRRRPMIIPVVVES; encoded by the coding sequence ATGAGCCATCCCCATCCAGATCTCGACGCGCCCGGACCTCTCGCTCCGGGCGCTTTGCGGGTCATCCCGCTCGGCGGCCTCGGCGAGGTCGGCCGCAATATGACCGTGTTCGAGTACGACGGCAAGCTGCTGATCGTGGACTGCGGCGTACTCTTCCCGGACGAGAACCAGCCCGGCGTGGACCTGATCCTGCCGGACTTCGAGCCGATCCGGGACCGGCTGGACGACGTGGTCGCGGTGGTTCTCACGCACGGCCACGAGGACCACATCGGCGGGTTGCCCTACCTGCTGCGTGAGCGGGGCGACATCCCGGTGGTCGGGTCGCAGCTCACGCTCGCGCTGCTCGAGGGCAAGCTGAAGGAGCACCGGCACCGCAACGTGCCGCAGCAGACCGTGGTCGAGGGCGAGAAGCTCCAGATCGGGCCGTTCGTCTGCGAGTTCGTCGCGGTCAACCACTCGATCCCGGACGCGCTCGCGGTCGCGATCAAGACGCCGGCCGGCGTCGTGCTGCACACCGGCGACTTCAAGATGGACCAGTTGCCGCTGGACAACCGGATCACCGACCTGCGCGCGTTCGCGCGGCTCGGCGAGGAGGGGGTCGACCTGTTCATGGTCGACTCCACGAACTCCGAGGTGCCCGGGTTCACCACCCACGAGCGCGACATCGCGCCGGTGCTGGACCGGGTTTTCACGAAGGCGAAGAACCAGCGCATCATCGTCGCCTGCTTCGCCTCCCACGTGCACCGCGTGCAGCAGGTGATGGACGCCGCGGTGAAGCACAAGCGCAAGGTCGCGTACGTCGGCCGCTCGATGGTCCGGAACATGGGGGTCGCCCGCGACCTCGGCTTCCTGAGCGTGCCCGGCGACACGCTGATCGACATGCGCGAGCTGGACAACTACCCGCCGGAGCAGGTGGTGCTGGTGTCGACCGGTTCGCAGGGCGAGCCGATGTCGGCGCTGTCCCGGATCGCGGCGAACGACCACAACGTCGTCCACCTGCAGCCGGGCGACACCGTCGTACTGGCGTCGTCGCTGATCCCCGGCAACGAGAACTCGGTGTACCGGGTGATCAACGGGCTGATCCGGCACGGTGCGAACGTGATCCACAAGGGCAACGCGCTGGTGCACGTGTCCGGGCACGCGAGCGCGGGCGAACTGCTGTACTGCTACAACATCGTCAAGCCGCGCAACGTGATGCCGGTGCACGGCGAGGTCCGGCACCTGCACGCGAACGCGGACCTCGCGATCCAGACCGGCGTACCGCGGGAGAACGTGGTCGTGGTCGAGGACGGCGTGGTCGTGGACCTGATCGACCGGAAGGCCGTGGTGGCGGGCAAGGTCGAGTGCGGGTACGTGTTCGTGGACGGCTCGACCGTCGGCGACATCACCGAGACCTCGCTGAAGGACCGCCGGATCCTCGGTGACGAGGGCTTCATCTCGGTGATCGCGGTGATGGACTCGGTGACCGGCAAGCTGACCGCCGGGCCGGAGATCCAGGCTCGCGGGTTCGCCGAGGACGACAGCGTGTTCGACGACCTGAAGCCGCGGATCGAGGCCGAGATCGAGAAGGCGATCGGCAGCGGGCTCGACGACATGTACCAGTTGCAGCAGGTGATCCGCCGGGTGGTCGGCAAGTGGGTCAGCGACACCCACCGCCGCCGCCCGATGATCATTCCAGTGGT
- the dapA gene encoding 4-hydroxy-tetrahydrodipicolinate synthase: MSSPASTPSSASSTAAAEALPFGRLTTAMITPFRPDGSLDLAAVQKVATYLVDGGNDALVLNGTTGEAPTTSDQEKVQIIQAVREAVGDRAKIVAGVGTNDTAHTVECAQQAEAAGADGLLVVTPYYNKPPQAGLRAHFTAVADATGLPNMLYDIPARAGVEITTDTLIELATHPRIVAVKDAKGDLAGTTKVLANTDLFYYCGADELNLASLAIGAVGIASVVAHVASREYRQLIDAVVAGDLATAQRIDRRLVPAVEAIMTRTQGAIMVKAALRLAGVIEHATLRAPLLEATAEQTDWLTTDLKTAGLIA, from the coding sequence ATGTCCTCGCCAGCATCCACGCCCTCGTCGGCATCGTCCACGGCAGCCGCTGAAGCGCTGCCGTTCGGCCGCCTGACGACCGCGATGATCACCCCGTTCCGGCCCGATGGCTCCCTCGACCTGGCCGCCGTCCAGAAGGTCGCGACGTACCTCGTCGACGGCGGTAACGACGCCCTGGTGCTGAACGGGACCACCGGCGAGGCGCCGACCACGTCGGACCAGGAGAAGGTGCAGATCATCCAGGCGGTCCGCGAGGCCGTCGGTGACCGCGCCAAGATTGTCGCCGGGGTCGGCACCAACGACACCGCACACACCGTCGAGTGCGCCCAGCAGGCCGAGGCCGCGGGCGCCGACGGCCTGCTGGTCGTCACGCCGTACTACAACAAGCCTCCGCAGGCCGGGCTGCGCGCGCACTTCACCGCGGTCGCCGACGCCACCGGCCTGCCGAACATGCTGTACGACATCCCGGCCCGCGCCGGGGTGGAGATCACGACCGACACGCTGATCGAGCTCGCCACGCACCCGCGGATCGTCGCGGTGAAGGACGCCAAGGGCGACCTCGCCGGGACCACCAAGGTGCTGGCGAACACCGATCTGTTCTACTACTGCGGTGCCGACGAGCTGAATCTCGCCTCGCTGGCGATCGGCGCGGTCGGGATCGCGAGCGTGGTAGCCCATGTCGCGAGCCGGGAGTACCGGCAGCTGATCGACGCCGTGGTGGCCGGCGACCTCGCCACTGCACAACGGATCGACCGACGGCTGGTGCCCGCCGTCGAGGCGATCATGACCAGAACCCAGGGCGCCATCATGGTGAAGGCCGCGCTCCGGCTGGCCGGCGTCATCGAGCACGCGACGCTGCGGGCGCCGCTGCTCGAGGCGACGGCCGAGCAGACGGACTGGCTCACCACTGACCTCAAGACGGCAGGACTGATTGCATGA